A stretch of Rhizobium sp. TH2 DNA encodes these proteins:
- a CDS encoding GntR family transcriptional regulator: MGSQTDQIVDHIVREIEQGGLMPGDVLEEKALVTQFGVSRTPVREALLQLDALGILRRKPRGGAEVFKPNLEEFLAILEVHAKLEGHAAGLAARRLSAEDGRTLEQAVRDCENHLAEHGDGEPDRYYLANLNFHRLVATSSHNPVLLETIKINARKLLAYYRARYRYKGSIPKSALEHRKIAELIMDRDSAAAEEMMVAHVMFDSVTAMDLIAVLSRA, from the coding sequence ATGGGAAGCCAAACCGATCAGATCGTCGATCATATCGTCCGCGAAATCGAGCAGGGCGGGTTGATGCCCGGCGATGTGCTGGAGGAAAAGGCGCTTGTCACTCAGTTTGGCGTGTCCCGCACGCCGGTGCGCGAGGCGCTGCTGCAGCTCGATGCACTAGGCATCCTCAGGCGCAAGCCGCGCGGCGGGGCGGAGGTGTTCAAGCCCAATCTTGAGGAATTCCTCGCGATCCTCGAAGTTCATGCCAAGCTCGAGGGCCATGCGGCAGGCCTCGCGGCACGCCGCCTCTCGGCGGAGGATGGCAGGACGCTCGAACAGGCCGTGCGTGACTGCGAAAACCATCTCGCGGAACATGGCGACGGCGAGCCGGACCGCTACTATCTCGCCAATCTCAATTTCCACCGTCTCGTCGCGACCTCGTCGCATAATCCGGTGCTGCTGGAGACCATCAAGATCAACGCCCGCAAACTGCTCGCCTATTACCGGGCGCGCTATCGCTACAAGGGATCGATCCCCAAGTCGGCGCTGGAGCATCGCAAGATCGCCGAGCTGATCATGGATCGGGATTCGGCGGCGGCGGAAGAGATGATGGTGGCGCATGTCATGTTCGACAGCGTGACGGCGATGGACCTGATCGCGGTTCTGTCGCGCGCTTAG